From the unidentified bacterial endosymbiont genome, one window contains:
- a CDS encoding flavocytochrome c encodes MSTNERILRPFTLPNGTELKNRLLMAPMTTCTGYYDGTVSSELVEYYRARSGSMGTIIVECCFVDDLGLAFPGAIGIDNDEKIAGLAKIAEAIQSKGSKALLQIYHGGRMVDPTLIGGRTPVGPSAVAAPRDGAATPVALSGEDVEAMIGKFGEAVRRAIQAGFDGVEIHGANTYLIQQFYSPNSNQRDDEWGGSRDNRARFPLAVLDITHKMVRQYADDAFIIGYRFSPEELEEPGIRFEDTLYLLEKLAARGVDYLHFSLGATLRSSIVDTQDPTPLIQKYCAMRSETLAQVPVMGVGGVVNAADAVEGLEHGYDLIAVGRATIAYPDWTDRIAAGETLELFMDSTQREALSIPEPLWRFSLVEAMIRDMSMGESKFKPGMFVEKIQDDTNELVINVSLETDRIADIELAAGPGQDVEFVTSFEEIRTRILDANTPHVDAITGATSQSEAVKKAVSKAMLKSSKALAAEEGVDPNETKSVDVVVIGSGGAGLAAAIQAHDEGASVLVVEKMPTIGGNTIKASAGMNAAETRFQRVKGIQDSKELFYQESLNGGGHKNDPELLRRFVENAPQAIEWLATRGIMLNDITTTGGMSIDRTHRPKDGSAVGGYLISGLVRNVTKRNIDVMLDTSVSDILFENGEVTGVRLTTEENETLTVATKSVIVATGGFSANSQMVVQYRPDLEGFVTTNHKGATGGGIALLERIGAATVDMGEIQIHPTVEQKTSYLISESIRGGGAILVNQKGERFFNEMSTRDKVSAQIIALPEKYAYIIFDEHVRTKNKAADEYIAKGFVTSASSPKALAETLGMDHHAFLATLERYNGFVEKQHDDDFGRTTALRAPINEGPYYAIQIAPGVHHTMGGVTINTETCVLDSHHNVLAGAFAAGEVVGGIHGGNRIGGNAVADIIIFGTLAGHQAAMRSKSA; translated from the coding sequence ATGAGCACTAACGAACGCATTCTACGCCCCTTCACATTACCGAATGGCACAGAACTAAAAAACCGTTTGTTAATGGCACCAATGACCACCTGTACGGGTTATTACGATGGTACCGTCAGCAGCGAGCTGGTGGAGTACTACCGGGCGCGTTCGGGCAGTATGGGGACCATCATTGTAGAGTGCTGTTTTGTCGACGATCTCGGTCTGGCCTTCCCGGGCGCGATCGGTATCGATAACGACGAAAAAATTGCCGGGCTGGCGAAAATTGCCGAGGCTATCCAGTCCAAAGGCTCAAAGGCACTCCTGCAGATTTACCACGGCGGCCGTATGGTCGATCCGACATTAATCGGCGGGCGCACGCCTGTGGGCCCAAGCGCCGTTGCCGCACCCCGTGACGGTGCCGCAACCCCCGTTGCCCTGTCGGGCGAAGACGTTGAAGCCATGATCGGTAAGTTTGGTGAAGCCGTGCGCCGCGCAATCCAGGCCGGTTTCGACGGGGTAGAAATTCATGGGGCGAATACTTACCTGATCCAGCAGTTCTACTCACCTAACTCCAACCAGCGTGATGATGAGTGGGGGGGGAGCCGCGACAACCGCGCCAGATTCCCGCTGGCGGTGCTGGACATTACCCATAAAATGGTGCGCCAGTACGCGGACGATGCATTCATTATTGGCTACCGTTTCTCGCCTGAAGAGTTGGAAGAGCCTGGCATTCGTTTTGAAGACACCCTGTACCTGCTGGAAAAACTGGCCGCGCGCGGTGTGGATTATCTGCACTTTTCCCTTGGCGCAACCTTGCGTTCGTCCATCGTAGACACGCAAGACCCGACCCCGCTCATCCAAAAATATTGCGCTATGCGCTCTGAAACGCTGGCGCAGGTGCCGGTGATGGGCGTGGGCGGCGTAGTGAATGCTGCTGACGCGGTTGAAGGGCTTGAACATGGCTACGACCTGATCGCCGTGGGGCGAGCCACCATCGCCTACCCGGACTGGACGGATCGTATTGCCGCGGGTGAGACCCTCGAGCTGTTTATGGACAGCACCCAGCGTGAAGCGCTGAGCATCCCTGAACCGCTGTGGCGCTTCTCGCTGGTGGAGGCGATGATCCGCGATATGAGCATGGGAGAGTCAAAATTCAAACCCGGCATGTTCGTTGAGAAGATCCAGGACGATACGAACGAGCTGGTGATTAACGTCAGCCTGGAGACCGACCGCATTGCCGATATTGAGCTGGCTGCCGGCCCGGGCCAGGACGTTGAGTTCGTGACCAGCTTCGAGGAGATCCGCACCCGTATTCTGGATGCCAACACCCCGCACGTCGACGCCATTACGGGCGCAACCAGCCAGAGTGAAGCGGTGAAAAAAGCCGTCTCTAAAGCAATGCTGAAATCCAGCAAAGCGCTGGCGGCGGAAGAGGGCGTTGATCCGAATGAAACGAAAAGCGTTGATGTGGTGGTTATTGGCAGCGGCGGCGCGGGTCTTGCGGCGGCGATTCAGGCGCACGACGAAGGGGCGAGCGTGCTGGTCGTCGAGAAAATGCCGACCATCGGCGGCAACACGATCAAAGCCTCTGCCGGGATGAACGCGGCAGAAACGCGCTTCCAGCGTGTGAAAGGCATTCAGGATAGCAAAGAGCTGTTTTACCAGGAATCGCTGAACGGCGGTGGTCATAAAAACGACCCGGAACTGCTGCGTCGCTTCGTAGAGAACGCCCCACAAGCCATCGAGTGGCTGGCGACCCGCGGGATTATGCTCAACGATATCACCACCACCGGCGGCATGAGTATTGACCGTACCCACCGTCCAAAAGACGGTTCTGCAGTAGGGGGATATTTGATTAGCGGCCTGGTGCGTAACGTCACTAAACGAAATATCGACGTGATGCTGGATACGTCGGTGAGCGATATCCTGTTCGAAAATGGTGAAGTGACCGGCGTGCGCCTGACGACCGAAGAGAATGAAACCCTGACCGTTGCGACCAAAAGCGTCATTGTGGCAACGGGCGGATTTAGCGCCAACAGCCAGATGGTAGTGCAATACCGTCCGGACCTGGAAGGGTTTGTGACCACCAACCATAAAGGGGCAACCGGTGGCGGTATCGCTCTGCTGGAGCGCATTGGCGCCGCTACCGTGGATATGGGCGAAATTCAAATCCACCCCACCGTTGAACAGAAAACCTCGTATCTGATCTCCGAGTCCATCCGCGGCGGCGGCGCCATTCTGGTGAATCAGAAAGGGGAGCGATTCTTTAACGAAATGTCGACCCGCGATAAAGTGTCGGCGCAAATCATCGCCCTGCCAGAGAAATATGCTTATATCATCTTCGACGAGCACGTGCGCACCAAAAACAAAGCCGCAGACGAGTACATTGCCAAAGGCTTTGTGACCAGCGCCAGTTCGCCGAAAGCGCTGGCTGAGACGCTGGGCATGGATCATCACGCCTTCCTGGCCACCCTGGAGCGCTATAACGGCTTCGTTGAAAAACAGCACGACGATGATTTTGGCCGTACTACCGCGCTGCGCGCCCCCATCAATGAAGGGCCGTACTATGCCATTCAGATTGCGCCAGGCGTACACCACACCATGGGCGGCGTAACCATCAACACTGAAACCTGTGTGCTGGACAGCCATCATAATGTCCTGGCTGGGGCATTTGCCGCTGGCGAGGTGGTTGGCGGTATCCACGGCGGGAATCGCATCGGGGGTAACGCGGTGGCAGATATCATTATTTTTGGTACTCTTGCCGGACATCAGGCGGCGATGCGCTCGAAAAGCGCGTAA
- a CDS encoding anion permease, with the protein MNTKTAVTPPAANQASNGKAKRLLMMALPIIVAVLLLFVPVPDGLPPYAWYYFAIFVGVIVGLIFEPLPGAVIGLTGVIAIALCSQWVLFSPEQLADPQFKVAGASFKWAVSGFSNSTVWLIFGAFMFAAGYDKTRFGRRLALILVKYLGRRSLTLGYAITFADLLLAPFTPSNTARSGGTIYPIIANLPPLYGSKPNDPSARKIGSYLMWVAISAACITSSMFLSALAPNLLALALVKSIVGINISWGTWFIAFLPLGVLLIMIMPLLAYWFYPPEVKVNDEVPLWASRELEKLGKLSRNEILLLVFVCCALLMWIFAAAWIEPAMAALLIVGLMLWTGVLEWNDITGNKAAWNTFVWFATLVALADGLSSTGFISWLGKEGGLLMSGISPGVATIVLVLAFYLLHYLFASTTAHTTALLPAMLTIAATIPGMNMEVFVLLMVTSLGIMGIITPYGTGPSPIYYGSGYLPTKDYWRMGTIFGAIFLAVLLLIGYPWMSMIF; encoded by the coding sequence ATGAATACAAAAACTGCTGTAACGCCTCCTGCGGCGAATCAAGCATCAAACGGAAAAGCAAAACGACTGCTGATGATGGCGCTGCCGATCATCGTCGCCGTGCTGCTGCTGTTTGTTCCGGTCCCTGACGGGCTGCCACCTTATGCGTGGTACTACTTCGCTATCTTTGTCGGTGTAATTGTCGGTTTGATTTTCGAACCGCTGCCAGGCGCGGTGATCGGCCTGACGGGTGTCATCGCCATCGCCCTTTGCAGCCAGTGGGTGCTCTTTAGCCCGGAACAGCTGGCCGACCCGCAGTTCAAGGTAGCGGGCGCCTCGTTTAAATGGGCCGTTAGCGGGTTCAGCAACTCTACCGTGTGGCTGATTTTCGGCGCCTTTATGTTCGCCGCGGGTTATGACAAAACCCGCTTCGGCCGTCGCCTGGCGCTGATTCTGGTGAAATATCTTGGGCGTCGTAGCCTGACGCTTGGTTATGCCATCACTTTTGCGGATCTGCTTCTGGCACCCTTTACGCCATCCAACACCGCGCGCAGCGGCGGGACCATCTACCCGATTATCGCCAACCTGCCACCGCTGTATGGTTCAAAACCTAACGATCCAAGCGCACGTAAGATTGGCTCCTATCTGATGTGGGTGGCGATCTCCGCTGCTTGTATCACCAGCTCAATGTTCCTTTCCGCACTGGCGCCAAACCTGCTGGCCCTGGCGCTGGTGAAAAGCATCGTCGGGATCAACATCTCCTGGGGTACCTGGTTTATTGCCTTCCTGCCGTTAGGCGTGCTGCTGATTATGATCATGCCGCTGTTGGCCTACTGGTTCTACCCGCCAGAAGTAAAAGTGAACGATGAAGTGCCGCTGTGGGCCAGCCGCGAGCTGGAAAAACTGGGCAAACTGTCGCGCAACGAGATCCTGCTGCTGGTGTTCGTCTGCTGTGCCCTGCTGATGTGGATCTTTGCTGCCGCGTGGATTGAACCGGCGATGGCGGCGCTGTTAATCGTCGGCCTGATGCTGTGGACCGGCGTACTCGAGTGGAACGATATCACCGGTAACAAAGCCGCCTGGAACACCTTTGTCTGGTTTGCTACCCTGGTGGCCCTTGCGGATGGCCTCTCTTCTACCGGTTTCATTAGCTGGTTGGGTAAAGAAGGTGGCCTGCTGATGAGCGGTATCTCTCCGGGCGTCGCGACTATCGTGCTGGTGCTGGCGTTCTACCTGCTGCACTACCTGTTTGCCAGCACCACCGCACACACCACGGCGCTGCTGCCAGCGATGCTGACCATTGCCGCCACCATTCCGGGCATGAATATGGAAGTGTTCGTCCTGCTGATGGTGACCTCGCTGGGGATCATGGGGATCATTACCCCTTACGGTACTGGCCCAAGCCCGATTTACTACGGCAGTGGTTATCTGCCAACGAAAGACTACTGGCGTATGGGTACCATCTTCGGTGCCATCTTCCTCGCGGTCCTGCTGCTGATTGGTTATCCGTGGATGTCGATGATATTTTGA
- the fumA gene encoding class I fumarate hydratase FumA gives MSNKPFHYQPPFPLAHDDTEYYLLTREHVSVAEFDGHEMLKVEPEALTLLAQQAFHDAAFMLRPSHQKQVAAILHDPQASENDKYVALQFLRNSEIAAKGILPTCQDTGTAIIMGKKGQRVWTGGGDEAALSQGVYNTYIEDNLRYSQNAALDMYKEVNTGTNLPAQIDLYSVDGDEYKFLCMAKGGGSANKTYLYQETKALITPAKLKNYLVEKMRTLGTAACPPYHIAFVIGGTSAEATLKTVKLASTRYYDALPTEGNEYGQAFRDVQLEQELLQEAQDLGLGAQFGGKYFAHDIRVIRLPRHGASCPIGMGVSCSADRNIKAKINRDGIWIEKLEHNPGQYIPEPLRQQGEGEVVSINLNTPMHEILAQLSAHPVSTRLSLNGTIIVARDIAHAKLKELIDNGEALPQYVKDHPVYYAGPAKTPQGFASGSLGPTTAGRMDSYVDLLQSHGASMVMLAKGNRSQQVTDACHTHGGFYLGSIGGPAAVLAQDSIKSLECVAYPELGMEAIWKIEVENFPAFILVDDKGNDFFQQVQNKQCKGCSQP, from the coding sequence ATGTCAAACAAACCGTTTCACTACCAGCCCCCCTTTCCGCTCGCACATGACGATACCGAATACTACCTGCTGACCCGCGAGCACGTCTCTGTGGCGGAGTTCGACGGCCATGAAATGCTTAAAGTGGAGCCAGAAGCCTTGACGCTGCTGGCACAACAGGCCTTCCACGATGCCGCCTTTATGCTGCGTCCTTCGCATCAGAAACAGGTTGCTGCCATTCTTCATGACCCGCAGGCCAGCGAAAACGACAAATATGTTGCCCTGCAGTTTCTGCGCAACTCTGAAATTGCGGCAAAAGGCATCCTCCCAACCTGCCAGGACACCGGCACGGCGATCATCATGGGGAAAAAAGGCCAGCGCGTCTGGACCGGCGGCGGTGACGAAGCCGCCCTGAGCCAGGGCGTTTATAACACCTACATTGAAGACAATCTGCGCTATTCCCAGAATGCCGCGCTGGATATGTATAAAGAAGTCAACACCGGCACTAACCTGCCTGCGCAAATCGATCTCTATAGCGTTGATGGCGATGAGTACAAATTCCTCTGCATGGCAAAAGGGGGCGGTTCTGCCAATAAAACCTATCTCTACCAGGAGACCAAAGCGCTGATCACCCCGGCGAAGCTGAAAAATTATCTGGTTGAGAAAATGCGCACCCTCGGCACGGCGGCCTGCCCGCCTTACCATATCGCCTTTGTCATCGGCGGCACGTCGGCAGAGGCGACGCTGAAAACCGTTAAGCTCGCCTCCACCCGTTATTACGATGCGCTGCCAACCGAAGGAAATGAATATGGCCAGGCGTTCCGCGATGTTCAGCTTGAACAGGAACTGCTGCAGGAAGCACAGGATCTGGGCCTGGGCGCGCAGTTCGGCGGCAAATACTTCGCACATGACATCCGGGTGATCCGCCTGCCGCGCCATGGCGCCTCCTGCCCAATCGGCATGGGCGTTTCCTGCTCCGCCGACCGCAACATTAAAGCGAAAATCAACCGCGACGGGATTTGGATTGAGAAGCTGGAACACAATCCGGGCCAGTACATTCCTGAACCCCTGCGTCAACAGGGCGAAGGTGAGGTGGTCAGCATCAATCTCAATACGCCGATGCACGAAATCCTGGCGCAGCTTTCCGCTCACCCGGTCTCCACCCGCCTGTCGCTGAACGGCACCATCATTGTGGCGCGCGACATCGCGCATGCGAAACTCAAAGAGCTTATCGACAACGGTGAAGCCCTGCCGCAGTATGTGAAAGATCATCCTGTCTATTACGCCGGGCCGGCGAAAACGCCGCAAGGTTTTGCCTCTGGCTCTTTAGGCCCAACCACCGCGGGCCGTATGGATTCCTATGTGGACCTGCTGCAATCGCACGGGGCGAGCATGGTGATGCTGGCGAAAGGCAACCGCAGCCAGCAGGTCACCGATGCCTGTCATACACACGGCGGTTTCTACCTCGGCAGCATCGGCGGCCCGGCAGCCGTTCTGGCGCAGGACAGCATCAAGAGCCTGGAGTGCGTGGCGTATCCGGAACTGGGTATGGAAGCAATCTGGAAAATCGAAGTGGAAAACTTCCCGGCATTTATCCTGGTGGATGACAAAGGTAACGACTTCTTCCAGCAGGTGCAGAACAAACAGTGCAAAGGGTGTTCACAGCCCTGA
- a CDS encoding LysR family transcriptional regulator, whose protein sequence is MLTYSFAQLEAFTAVAEHGSLSKAALKLKKDRTTLRDLVDFLEDGLGYTLFLREGRTLRLTPEGEQLQRQAHLLIRQVRAFDAFAREVPKHTAQEIALVYDPFTPRVFLQALIAVMAKQKIRLSLICAARDEAESLLASGQADLGICQAHNCSVGNEMEWRALGAIDLDFYASEERVRDIASPLSLLDLSLIPQIVMHAASDEPVARRLQISGHTIFTNELEILRGLLEQGCGWGFLPTHFQATRWEKVKRLPTEVGSQGISQTMVTIWKPGSDKREEMNEMLSLLPALWKNSGL, encoded by the coding sequence ATGTTGACCTATTCATTTGCCCAACTGGAGGCGTTTACCGCCGTGGCTGAGCATGGCAGCCTGAGTAAGGCGGCGCTGAAGCTTAAGAAAGATCGCACCACGCTTCGCGACCTGGTTGATTTTCTTGAAGATGGGCTGGGTTATACCTTGTTCCTGCGGGAGGGTCGTACGCTGCGGCTCACGCCGGAGGGGGAACAACTCCAGCGTCAGGCGCATCTGTTGATACGACAGGTAAGGGCGTTTGACGCTTTTGCCAGGGAAGTACCGAAGCATACGGCGCAGGAGATCGCTCTGGTCTACGATCCCTTTACTCCCCGCGTTTTTTTACAGGCGCTGATTGCGGTAATGGCGAAGCAAAAAATTCGCTTGAGTTTGATCTGCGCAGCGCGTGATGAAGCCGAGAGCCTGCTGGCGAGCGGCCAGGCCGACCTGGGCATCTGTCAGGCGCACAACTGCAGCGTGGGTAATGAGATGGAGTGGCGGGCGTTGGGCGCAATCGATCTGGATTTCTACGCATCTGAGGAGCGGGTGAGAGATATCGCCTCGCCGCTGTCTCTGCTTGACCTCTCTCTTATCCCGCAGATCGTCATGCATGCAGCTTCGGACGAGCCGGTCGCCCGTCGCCTGCAGATTTCAGGCCATACGATTTTCACCAATGAGCTGGAGATCCTGCGTGGCCTGCTGGAGCAGGGGTGCGGCTGGGGATTTTTGCCTACCCACTTTCAGGCTACCCGGTGGGAAAAGGTAAAAAGGCTGCCAACCGAAGTAGGCAGCCAGGGCATTAGTCAGACGATGGTCACCATCTGGAAACCGGGCAGCGACAAACGCGAAGAGATGAATGAAATGCTGTCGCTGCTACCGGCGTTATGGAAAAACTCAGGGCTGTGA
- a CDS encoding serine hydrolase domain-containing protein, whose amino-acid sequence MKNRLLNVTLLAGLVASSLLASGAMAACKGTDLQTCPAPFDAYLPDPHNMLTWSQTDRVIGFRNDYRNYAGDRFRHGNATPLLAAEKPLTDAHYRVNGRRNTLQDYLKRQNVSGMLVLKNGKIAWKYLAEGNTDSTLWTSRSVGKSVVSALVGVAIKEGKIHSLDDLVTHYEPDLKGTAWDGVTLKQLITHTSGVAWREDYTDPTSDFAQLTECEAQPGTYDCVRKLISGLRREHPAGENWSYSSGGAWLLGDVLERATGMTLAAYLEKRIWQPYGMASDGIWHAYRKGQHDVGAHGFNATLEDWGRFGEFMLHNGTLPNGKQILPAGWLHQSSSWTHAKGSVSAAHPNGLYGYQWWNNEVPASATGVEPTAQDSLQNSLWALGIFGQMIMVNPTENLVIVQWSTWPQAEPSFRAQPLEASLMFSAIANALR is encoded by the coding sequence ATGAAAAACAGATTGTTAAACGTTACCCTGCTCGCCGGTCTGGTGGCCAGTAGCCTGCTCGCCTCTGGCGCCATGGCGGCCTGCAAAGGTACAGACTTGCAGACGTGTCCGGCCCCGTTTGATGCCTACCTGCCGGATCCCCATAACATGCTGACGTGGAGCCAGACTGACCGCGTCATCGGCTTTCGTAATGATTACCGTAATTACGCGGGAGATCGGTTTCGCCACGGTAACGCCACACCGCTGCTGGCGGCAGAAAAACCGCTGACCGATGCGCACTATCGGGTTAATGGCAGGCGCAACACTCTGCAGGATTATCTCAAGCGCCAGAACGTCAGCGGCATGCTGGTGTTGAAGAATGGCAAAATTGCCTGGAAATATCTTGCCGAAGGTAACACCGATTCCACGCTCTGGACGTCTCGTTCGGTCGGCAAATCGGTGGTTTCTGCCCTCGTCGGCGTTGCAATAAAAGAGGGTAAGATCCACTCCCTTGATGATTTGGTCACCCACTACGAACCTGATTTGAAAGGCACCGCCTGGGACGGCGTGACGCTGAAGCAGCTCATCACGCATACCTCTGGAGTGGCCTGGCGTGAGGATTACACGGATCCAACATCGGACTTTGCGCAGTTGACCGAGTGTGAGGCGCAACCGGGCACCTATGATTGCGTGCGTAAGTTGATCTCTGGCCTGCGCCGTGAACATCCGGCTGGCGAGAACTGGTCATATTCATCAGGCGGCGCATGGCTGCTGGGCGATGTGCTTGAACGCGCGACCGGCATGACACTTGCGGCGTATCTGGAAAAACGTATCTGGCAGCCATACGGTATGGCAAGTGACGGCATATGGCATGCCTACCGCAAAGGCCAGCACGATGTGGGTGCGCATGGCTTTAACGCCACGCTGGAGGACTGGGGCCGCTTCGGGGAGTTTATGCTTCATAACGGTACCCTGCCGAACGGTAAACAGATCCTGCCGGCGGGCTGGCTCCATCAGTCGTCCAGCTGGACGCACGCGAAAGGCTCCGTCTCCGCTGCCCATCCGAACGGACTGTATGGCTATCAGTGGTGGAATAATGAAGTGCCTGCCAGTGCCACAGGCGTGGAGCCCACAGCCCAGGACTCGTTACAGAATTCACTCTGGGCGCTGGGGATTTTCGGACAGATGATTATGGTGAATCCGACGGAAAATTTAGTCATCGTCCAGTGGTCCACCTGGCCGCAGGCAGAACCCTCATTTCGCGCTCAACCGCTGGAGGCCTCGCTGATGTTTAGCGCCATTGCCAACGCGCTGCGTTAA
- a CDS encoding MFS transporter, whose product MISSASPATVRSKAGAIFRVTSGNFLEQFDFFLFGFYATYIAHTFFPASSEFASLMMAFAVFGAGFLMRPIGAIVLGAYIDKVGRRKGLIVTLSIMATGTFLIVLIPSYQSIGLWAPLLVLIGRLLQGFSAGAELGGVSVYLAEIATPGRKGFYTSWQSGSQQVAIMIAAAMGFALNALMEESAIRDWGWRIPFLFGCLIVPFIFFLRRKLEETEAFRTRRHTLAMHQVFKTLLSNWQVVVAGMLMVAMTTTVFYLITVYAPTFGKKVLMLSASDSLLVTLLVAVSNFIWLPVGGALSDRYGRKPVLIAMTLLALATSYPALTMLANAPGFAMMLGVLLWLSFLYGLYNGAMIPALTEIMPAEVRVAGFSLAYSLATAVFGGFTPVISTALIEYTGDKASPGYWMSFAALCALLATLYLYRRRTLVLQTTAEE is encoded by the coding sequence ATGATTTCCTCAGCCTCACCTGCAACCGTGCGCTCTAAAGCGGGCGCGATATTTCGAGTGACATCGGGCAATTTTCTTGAGCAGTTTGACTTCTTTCTGTTCGGATTTTATGCCACCTATATCGCCCATACGTTCTTTCCGGCCAGCAGTGAATTCGCCTCGCTGATGATGGCTTTCGCCGTCTTCGGCGCGGGCTTTTTAATGCGTCCGATCGGGGCAATCGTGCTTGGCGCCTACATTGACAAGGTAGGCCGTCGCAAAGGATTGATTGTCACGCTGTCGATTATGGCGACGGGCACTTTTCTGATTGTGCTTATCCCGTCTTATCAGAGCATTGGGCTGTGGGCGCCTCTGCTTGTTCTGATCGGGCGTCTGCTGCAGGGCTTTTCCGCTGGGGCGGAGCTTGGCGGCGTCTCTGTCTATCTGGCTGAAATTGCCACCCCGGGCCGTAAGGGTTTTTATACCAGCTGGCAGTCAGGAAGCCAGCAGGTGGCGATTATGATTGCCGCTGCCATGGGCTTTGCGCTGAATGCGCTAATGGAAGAGAGCGCCATTCGCGACTGGGGCTGGCGGATCCCGTTCCTGTTTGGCTGCCTGATTGTGCCGTTTATCTTCTTCCTGCGCCGCAAGCTGGAAGAGACCGAAGCGTTCCGTACTCGCCGCCACACCCTGGCGATGCATCAGGTTTTTAAAACCCTGCTCAGTAACTGGCAGGTTGTGGTTGCGGGCATGCTGATGGTGGCGATGACCACCACCGTGTTCTACCTGATCACCGTTTACGCACCGACGTTCGGTAAGAAAGTGCTGATGCTGAGCGCGTCAGACAGCCTGCTGGTCACGCTGCTGGTCGCCGTCTCCAACTTCATCTGGCTGCCGGTGGGCGGTGCATTGTCAGATCGCTACGGGCGCAAACCGGTGCTTATCGCCATGACGCTGCTGGCGCTGGCAACCAGTTACCCGGCGCTGACGATGCTGGCGAATGCTCCTGGCTTTGCCATGATGCTGGGCGTGCTGCTGTGGCTCTCTTTCCTGTACGGCCTGTATAACGGCGCGATGATCCCTGCCCTGACGGAGATTATGCCTGCTGAAGTTCGCGTAGCGGGCTTCTCTCTGGCCTACAGTCTTGCAACAGCGGTTTTTGGGGGGTTCACCCCGGTAATTTCCACCGCCTTGATAGAGTACACCGGCGATAAAGCCTCTCCGGGATACTGGATGAGCTTCGCGGCCCTGTGTGCGCTGCTGGCTACGCTTTATCTCTACCGTCGTCGCACTTTAGTGCTGCAAACCACCGCTGAGGAGTAA
- a CDS encoding substrate-binding domain-containing protein has protein sequence MVKFRSILACLALTAVSAGALAGEVRVMISGGFKAALEKLAPRYESTRGDKIILISGPSMGKTPQAIPARLARGEKADVVIMVGDALARLDKDHQIAPGSRVELADSPVGIVVKAGDPVPPVETLPALRQTLLNAASVAYSDSASGRYVESQLFEKLGIEDRMKEKAHRVERIPVASEVAKGRYSIGFQQVSELLPVPGVTFVGKLPDELQYITRFAGAVTVSAANPARGKALLDFLASAPSRETITATGMIPVSATLRDSAQ, from the coding sequence ATGGTCAAATTCAGATCAATACTTGCTTGCCTGGCGCTCACTGCCGTTAGCGCAGGCGCGCTTGCCGGGGAGGTTAGGGTGATGATTTCTGGCGGCTTTAAAGCGGCGCTGGAAAAACTCGCCCCGCGGTATGAATCAACACGTGGCGACAAGATCATTTTGATATCTGGCCCGTCGATGGGGAAAACGCCACAGGCCATTCCCGCTCGTCTTGCCCGGGGTGAAAAGGCAGATGTGGTGATTATGGTGGGCGATGCCCTTGCGAGACTCGATAAGGATCACCAGATTGCCCCGGGATCACGCGTGGAGCTTGCGGACTCGCCAGTCGGGATAGTTGTAAAAGCGGGCGATCCCGTTCCGCCTGTCGAGACACTGCCCGCACTGCGACAGACGTTACTGAACGCGGCTTCGGTTGCGTATTCCGACAGCGCCAGCGGCCGGTACGTTGAGAGTCAGTTGTTTGAGAAACTGGGCATTGAAGATCGAATGAAAGAGAAAGCGCACCGGGTGGAGCGTATTCCGGTGGCGTCAGAAGTGGCGAAAGGGCGATACAGCATTGGGTTCCAGCAGGTCAGCGAGCTTTTACCCGTACCGGGCGTCACGTTTGTCGGCAAACTACCTGATGAATTGCAATATATTACCCGTTTTGCCGGTGCCGTGACCGTCAGCGCGGCGAACCCGGCTCGGGGAAAAGCTCTGCTCGATTTCCTGGCCTCAGCGCCATCCCGGGAAACCATCACCGCAACGGGCATGATCCCCGTATCGGCTACGCTGCGCGATAGCGCGCAGTGA